A part of Marinomonas rhizomae genomic DNA contains:
- the argS gene encoding arginine--tRNA ligase: protein MNIQTLLNQRIQAAMVAAGASDTAQALVRQSAKVQFGDYQANGIMGAAKALKMNPRDFAQATLEKLDISDLADKVEIAGPGFINIFLKNIWLSKELVQLRTSERLDVNPVEAPETVVVDYSAPNLAKEMHVGHLRSTVIGDAVVRTLEFFGHHVVRQNHVGDWGTQFGMLLAYMERLRAENAKISMALADLETFYRAAKTCFDEDEAFAARARELVVSLQSGDEECLALWDEFIEISMAHCEETYKMLGVSLERQHVMPESAYNDDLANVVSELKEQGMLQESNGAQCVFMEEFANKEGEITPVIVQKTGGGFLYATTDLAAVRFRQHTLNANRVLYFVDARQSLHFQQIFTLSRKAGFVKPETQLEHMPFGTVMGSDGKPFKTRSGGVAKLSSLLEEAQERAYQLVASKNPEMSEEELRNIGRVVGIASVKYADLSKNRTSDYVFNWDTMLSFEGNTAPYLLYAYSRVASIVKRSEIDLASLTGDISVEEPQERALAMKLCQFEEAIQQVANDGMPHFLCSYLYDLAGTFMTFYEACPILNAEDDVKHSRLQLALNTASTLKLGLSLLGIETLERM, encoded by the coding sequence GTGAATATTCAAACTCTTCTAAATCAACGCATTCAAGCGGCTATGGTTGCGGCTGGCGCATCTGATACTGCGCAAGCGTTAGTGCGTCAATCGGCAAAAGTTCAATTTGGTGATTACCAGGCAAATGGCATTATGGGCGCGGCGAAAGCGCTCAAAATGAATCCTCGTGATTTTGCCCAAGCCACACTTGAGAAATTGGATATTTCAGATCTTGCCGACAAAGTCGAAATCGCCGGGCCTGGTTTTATCAATATCTTCTTGAAAAATATTTGGTTAAGTAAAGAGTTGGTGCAATTGCGTACCAGTGAACGTCTTGATGTAAATCCAGTTGAAGCGCCTGAAACGGTTGTGGTGGATTACTCTGCGCCAAACCTTGCCAAAGAAATGCACGTGGGCCATTTACGTTCGACGGTGATTGGTGATGCGGTTGTTCGTACGCTGGAGTTTTTTGGCCATCACGTGGTTCGTCAAAATCACGTAGGTGATTGGGGAACGCAATTCGGTATGTTGTTGGCGTACATGGAACGCCTACGCGCCGAAAATGCCAAGATCAGTATGGCCCTTGCTGATCTTGAAACTTTCTACCGTGCCGCTAAAACTTGCTTTGACGAGGACGAAGCTTTCGCTGCTCGTGCCCGTGAATTAGTTGTTTCCTTGCAGTCTGGTGATGAAGAATGTTTGGCGCTTTGGGATGAGTTTATCGAAATCTCTATGGCGCACTGTGAAGAAACCTACAAGATGCTTGGTGTGTCTTTAGAGCGCCAGCACGTAATGCCTGAAAGTGCCTATAACGATGATTTGGCGAACGTGGTTAGTGAGCTGAAAGAACAGGGTATGTTGCAAGAATCTAATGGCGCACAGTGTGTGTTCATGGAGGAGTTTGCTAATAAAGAGGGCGAGATTACGCCGGTTATCGTGCAGAAAACCGGTGGCGGTTTCTTGTATGCGACAACCGATTTAGCGGCGGTACGTTTCCGTCAGCATACCTTGAATGCCAACCGTGTGTTGTATTTTGTGGATGCGCGCCAGTCTTTGCATTTCCAGCAGATTTTTACCTTGTCTCGTAAAGCAGGCTTTGTAAAACCAGAAACTCAATTGGAACACATGCCGTTTGGTACTGTGATGGGCAGCGATGGCAAACCATTCAAAACTCGTTCTGGCGGCGTAGCGAAATTGTCTTCTTTGTTGGAAGAGGCTCAAGAGCGTGCTTATCAATTGGTGGCGTCGAAGAACCCAGAGATGAGCGAAGAAGAGCTACGAAACATCGGTCGTGTAGTTGGTATTGCGTCGGTCAAATACGCTGACCTATCGAAAAACCGTACCAGTGATTACGTGTTCAACTGGGACACCATGCTGAGCTTTGAAGGCAACACAGCGCCTTATTTGTTGTACGCTTATTCTCGCGTAGCAAGTATCGTTAAACGCTCTGAAATCGATCTAGCGAGTCTGACAGGTGATATTTCGGTAGAAGAACCACAAGAACGCGCCTTAGCGATGAAATTGTGTCAGTTTGAAGAGGCCATTCAACAGGTTGCTAATGATGGTATGCCGCACTTCTTGTGTTCTTACCTGTACGATTTAGCGGGCACCTTTATGACTTTCTATGAAGCCTGTCCTATCTTGAACGCCGAAGATGACGTGAAACATAGCCGTCTGCAATTGGCTTTGAATACAGCCTCAACTCTGAAGCTTGGCCTGTCTTTATTAGGTATTGAAACGCTAGAGCGTATGTAA
- the ilvA gene encoding threonine ammonia-lyase, biosynthetic — MPHTMIKKILQARVYDVAVETPLSRANQLSNRLGNEIILKREDLQPVFSFKIRGAYNKICQLTPEERARGVIAASAGNHAQGLALAAKKLGIQATIVMPATTPEVKVSAVRNHGAEVVLFGDAFDEASAKSREIMEKTGQVYVHPFDDLDTIAGQGTIGMEILHQHEGNIDAIFIPVGGGGLIAGVSAYIKYLRPDIKIIGVEPQDAACLKIALEKGKPTRLPTVGIFAEGVAVAEIGQNTFAIAKDTVDEVITVTTDEMCAAIKDIYDDTRAITEPAGACALAGLKKYIEREGAKGQTLIAINSGANVNFDRLRHVSERAELGEKREAIIAVKIPEHPGSFKDFCQALVGRNITEFNYRYGDDQEAVIFVGVALGGSPHSRKELLEDLKDYEITDLTDDETTKVHVRHMIGGHLRSDKGELLYSFEFPERPGALLKFLNTLGGQWNISMFHYRNHGDAYGRVLVGLQAVGEETDVTKFLDELGYPYQDENNNDACKLFFR; from the coding sequence ATGCCTCATACCATGATTAAAAAGATTCTACAGGCGCGCGTTTATGACGTTGCCGTAGAAACACCACTGTCTCGTGCCAATCAATTGTCGAATCGATTGGGTAACGAGATTATTTTGAAGCGAGAAGATTTACAGCCTGTTTTCTCTTTCAAAATTCGTGGGGCATACAACAAGATTTGTCAGTTAACACCAGAAGAGCGTGCTCGAGGTGTTATTGCTGCGTCGGCAGGTAACCACGCACAAGGTTTGGCCTTGGCGGCGAAAAAACTGGGTATTCAAGCGACTATTGTAATGCCTGCAACGACGCCAGAAGTGAAAGTTAGCGCGGTGCGAAATCATGGCGCGGAAGTGGTTTTGTTCGGTGATGCTTTTGATGAAGCGTCGGCAAAATCTCGTGAAATTATGGAAAAAACCGGCCAAGTTTACGTTCATCCATTCGATGACCTAGACACGATCGCAGGTCAAGGCACGATCGGCATGGAAATCCTTCATCAACACGAAGGTAATATCGACGCGATTTTTATTCCTGTCGGCGGCGGTGGTCTAATCGCTGGAGTATCGGCTTATATCAAATACCTTCGTCCAGACATTAAAATTATTGGTGTCGAGCCACAAGATGCCGCTTGTCTAAAAATTGCCTTGGAAAAAGGCAAACCCACTCGCTTGCCGACAGTGGGGATTTTTGCCGAAGGTGTAGCGGTGGCAGAAATTGGTCAAAATACTTTTGCTATTGCCAAAGATACCGTCGACGAAGTCATCACAGTGACTACAGATGAAATGTGTGCGGCGATCAAAGACATCTATGATGATACCCGCGCGATTACTGAACCTGCTGGTGCGTGTGCTTTGGCGGGCTTGAAGAAGTACATCGAGCGCGAAGGTGCAAAAGGCCAAACCCTTATCGCCATCAATAGTGGTGCGAACGTCAATTTTGATCGCTTGCGTCATGTGTCAGAACGCGCAGAATTGGGTGAGAAACGCGAAGCCATTATTGCTGTGAAGATTCCAGAGCACCCAGGTAGCTTCAAAGATTTCTGCCAAGCCTTGGTGGGCCGTAACATCACCGAGTTTAACTACCGTTATGGTGATGACCAAGAAGCCGTGATTTTTGTAGGTGTCGCCTTGGGTGGCAGCCCCCATAGTCGTAAAGAGCTATTGGAGGACCTGAAAGATTACGAGATCACAGATTTAACCGACGATGAAACGACTAAAGTTCATGTCCGTCATATGATTGGTGGGCATTTACGCAGCGATAAAGGCGAGTTGTTGTACAGTTTTGAATTCCCTGAACGTCCAGGTGCCTTGTTAAAATTCTTAAACACGCTTGGTGGCCAATGGAATATTTCCATGTTCCATTATCGTAATCATGGCGATGCCTATGGGCGTGTTTTGGTTGGGTTGCAAGCGGTAGGCGAAGAAACCGATGTGACTAAATTCTTAGATGAGCTGGGCTATCCTTATCAAGACGAAAATAACAACGATGCTTGTAAGCTGTTCTTTCGCTAA
- the rpiA gene encoding ribose-5-phosphate isomerase RpiA, which yields MTQDELKQAVAEAAVAYILPMLETDTIVGVGTGSTANLFIDELAKHKGLFDGTVASSEASAERLKKHGIPVYNLNSVDSIRVYVDGADESNDHLHLIKGGGAALTREKIVAACSDEFVCIADESKLVKVLGDFPLPVEIIPMARGHVARELVKLGGDPVYREGVVTDNGNHILDVYNLEILDPIALEKSIDGIVGVVTNGLFAKRSADILLLATKDGVKTLKK from the coding sequence ATGACGCAAGACGAATTAAAACAAGCCGTTGCAGAAGCTGCGGTAGCTTACATTCTTCCTATGTTAGAAACCGACACTATCGTCGGTGTTGGCACAGGCTCGACAGCAAACCTTTTTATTGATGAATTAGCTAAACACAAAGGCTTATTTGACGGCACTGTAGCAAGCTCTGAAGCATCTGCTGAACGTCTGAAAAAGCATGGCATCCCTGTTTATAATTTAAACAGTGTTGACAGCATTCGTGTGTATGTCGATGGTGCGGATGAGTCGAATGACCACCTGCATTTGATCAAAGGCGGCGGTGCGGCATTAACCCGCGAAAAAATCGTGGCGGCATGCAGTGATGAATTTGTCTGTATCGCAGACGAATCTAAACTAGTAAAAGTGCTTGGTGATTTCCCTCTTCCTGTAGAAATCATTCCAATGGCACGCGGCCATGTAGCCCGTGAATTAGTAAAATTAGGCGGTGATCCGGTTTATCGTGAAGGCGTTGTTACCGACAATGGCAACCATATTTTAGATGTCTATAATCTAGAAATTCTTGATCCTATCGCGCTAGAAAAAAGCATCGACGGCATTGTTGGTGTGGTAACAAATGGCTTGTTTGCAAAACGTTCTGCGGATATTTTGCTGTTAGCCACAAAAGATGGCGTTAAAACACTGAAGAAATAG
- a CDS encoding LysR family transcriptional regulator, with the protein MIETKPLYYFVAAYEEGSVTAAASRCFISQPSITHAIKSLETSLGTQLFERSKQGIKPTPDGKKLYKLAIDFLLQNQQIEAAFTPSNRIEVSIYIQPDINIERYQDIIKPLRNTSSIIDLIIVNEIEQAQLAIIDEERIPAQFQFKSLAKEGYKLVVRQDHPLTKKKAVTLNDFEKLTFIARPYCTNQAAFERLTHEIKVSITYKGKAIHDLQIQGLVKLGLGVALIPESYIQQDNDLRYLSIILKTPIKRSIALAYRQLPNELIETINKIGDASTNPNPVKFA; encoded by the coding sequence ATGATAGAAACAAAACCTCTTTATTACTTTGTTGCGGCTTATGAAGAAGGATCTGTCACTGCGGCTGCCTCACGCTGCTTCATCTCCCAGCCATCAATTACTCATGCGATTAAATCACTAGAAACTAGCCTAGGCACACAACTATTTGAACGAAGCAAACAAGGAATAAAACCTACACCGGATGGCAAAAAACTCTATAAGCTAGCAATTGATTTTCTCTTACAAAACCAACAAATAGAAGCAGCCTTCACACCAAGCAATAGAATTGAAGTATCAATTTACATTCAACCGGACATTAATATTGAACGGTATCAAGACATTATAAAACCTTTAAGAAACACGTCATCAATCATTGACCTAATCATTGTCAATGAAATTGAGCAAGCACAGCTAGCAATTATTGATGAAGAAAGGATACCAGCGCAATTCCAATTCAAATCACTCGCTAAAGAGGGCTATAAATTGGTCGTTAGGCAAGACCACCCTTTAACAAAGAAAAAAGCTGTCACCTTAAACGACTTTGAGAAGCTCACATTTATTGCCCGCCCCTATTGCACCAATCAGGCTGCTTTTGAACGCCTTACGCATGAAATAAAAGTTTCTATCACCTACAAAGGTAAAGCGATACATGATCTACAAATTCAAGGATTAGTAAAATTGGGTTTAGGGGTAGCACTGATACCTGAATCATACATCCAACAAGATAATGACTTAAGATACCTTTCTATTATTTTAAAAACGCCTATTAAACGCTCTATAGCACTAGCGTATCGCCAATTACCGAATGAGCTAATAGAAACAATAAATAAAATTGGAGATGCGTCGACCAACCCTAACCCTGTGAAATTTGCTTAA
- a CDS encoding zinc transporter ZntB — translation MADFIVHHLELNGQGGATSLTASDLPKVLPKQGCRWVHLDALQEDGYDWLSSLEGIPETAVEALFAEETRPRAVKMGDGLLLTLRGVNLNPESNPSDMVSLRLWVTPHFIVSSRRRKLLSVQDTVKNLVNNEGPTNTGDIVATLTETLTGRMAKIIHGLEDELADLEESIGEGIEADQRDSLVQRRLETIRLRRFLVPQKEAINKLAQESLAWMTPDQTSQVHEAANDITRYVEGLESLRERCLLMQEEFANLQAEKMNARMYVLSILSGIFMPLGFLTGLFGINIGGMPGTDNGSAFWLFCIVLVILGGGQFVLMRKSRWF, via the coding sequence ATGGCTGATTTTATCGTCCATCACTTAGAGTTAAATGGTCAAGGCGGTGCAACGTCCCTAACAGCTTCGGATTTACCTAAGGTCTTACCCAAGCAGGGCTGTCGCTGGGTGCATTTGGATGCACTCCAAGAAGATGGTTATGATTGGCTATCAAGCTTAGAGGGGATTCCGGAAACAGCGGTAGAAGCTTTGTTTGCTGAAGAAACCCGTCCACGTGCGGTAAAGATGGGAGATGGTTTATTACTGACGTTACGAGGCGTTAATTTAAACCCAGAATCTAACCCTTCTGACATGGTGTCTCTGCGACTTTGGGTAACGCCACATTTTATCGTGTCTAGCCGTCGTCGTAAGCTTTTGTCTGTACAAGATACAGTGAAGAATCTTGTTAACAATGAAGGCCCAACGAATACTGGTGATATCGTAGCTACTTTAACCGAGACATTGACTGGCCGCATGGCGAAAATCATCCATGGCTTAGAGGATGAATTAGCGGACTTAGAAGAAAGCATTGGAGAGGGGATTGAAGCTGATCAGCGTGATTCTCTTGTACAACGTCGCCTTGAAACGATTCGCTTAAGACGATTTCTTGTACCTCAAAAAGAAGCGATCAATAAATTAGCTCAAGAGTCACTTGCTTGGATGACACCTGATCAAACATCACAAGTGCATGAAGCCGCCAACGATATTACTCGTTATGTCGAAGGGTTAGAGTCATTGCGTGAACGTTGTTTATTGATGCAGGAAGAGTTTGCCAATTTACAGGCTGAAAAGATGAACGCTCGAATGTACGTGCTATCGATTCTGTCTGGCATTTTTATGCCTCTAGGCTTTTTAACCGGTTTGTTTGGTATCAACATTGGCGGTATGCCGGGTACAGATAATGGTTCAGCGTTTTGGCTATTCTGTATCGTTTTAGTGATACTAGGCGGTGGCCAATTTGTGTTAATGAGAAAAAGCCGCTGGTTTTGA
- a CDS encoding class 1 fructose-bisphosphatase: MQNLPDVLASSATPTSLQAVLTVTTDTCIAISDALKQGSLAGILGMAGNENVQGEEQKKLDVISNDMLKDALLACPAVRAIASEEEDYIVPANTDGEYFIAFDPLDGSSNIDINAMVGTIFSIYRQKGDKPATEADFLIPGKEQVAAGYVLYGPSTMLVLTTGNGVNMFTYDPVNHVFTLTREKVQVAKDTQEFAINMSNQRFWSANMQNYVSDLVKGKEGTRDKNFNMRWVAAMVGDVHRILCRGGIFIYPWDNKDPSKAGKLRLMYEANPMAMLLEQAGGKAHTHTQRILDIQPEAIHQRVAVILGAANEVDKCLSY; the protein is encoded by the coding sequence ATGCAAAACTTACCTGATGTTTTAGCATCTAGTGCAACACCAACGTCATTACAAGCAGTGTTAACAGTAACAACTGATACCTGCATCGCGATATCAGATGCACTAAAACAAGGCTCGCTTGCAGGTATTTTAGGTATGGCTGGTAATGAAAATGTTCAGGGTGAAGAACAAAAGAAACTGGATGTTATTTCTAACGACATGCTGAAAGATGCCCTGCTTGCTTGCCCAGCAGTGAGAGCCATTGCTTCAGAAGAAGAAGACTACATAGTTCCTGCTAATACAGATGGTGAATACTTCATCGCCTTTGATCCATTAGACGGCTCTTCTAACATTGATATCAATGCAATGGTTGGTACTATTTTCTCTATCTACCGCCAAAAAGGTGACAAGCCCGCAACCGAAGCTGATTTTTTGATTCCTGGTAAAGAACAAGTGGCTGCCGGTTATGTTTTATATGGCCCATCAACCATGTTGGTTCTTACAACAGGCAATGGCGTCAACATGTTTACTTATGATCCAGTTAACCACGTTTTCACACTAACTCGTGAAAAAGTTCAAGTAGCAAAAGATACTCAAGAATTCGCCATCAATATGTCGAACCAGCGTTTTTGGTCAGCCAATATGCAGAACTATGTGAGTGACTTAGTAAAAGGTAAAGAAGGTACTCGTGATAAGAACTTCAATATGCGCTGGGTAGCAGCTATGGTGGGTGACGTACACCGTATCCTTTGTCGCGGCGGTATCTTCATCTATCCTTGGGATAACAAAGATCCATCTAAAGCTGGCAAGCTACGTCTAATGTATGAAGCGAACCCAATGGCAATGTTGCTAGAACAAGCTGGCGGTAAAGCCCACACTCACACTCAACGCATTCTAGACATCCAGCCAGAAGCTATTCACCAACGCGTTGCCGTCATACTAGGTGCCGCGAACGAAGTGGATAAGTGCCTAAGTTATTAA
- a CDS encoding GlxA family transcriptional regulator, with amino-acid sequence MADKTIKLGLIHYPGTLRSALYGLEELFLMASQICTEQGVNVVFEPQIIDSHTLRSDANLDVLMLLPSYDEEFYINPAPELLDWLNSQHKKGTIVATTCAGAFIAARAGLLEGKACTTHWKLENQFKETFPHITLKTGEIIINQGDVITSGGMMSWLDLGFELVTLYSKSSVLRELGHILVIDTSQREQRYYHKFTPRLNHGDDTILNLQHYLGTHYQEHLSITMLAEKACLSERTLQRRFFNATGLKPTRYIQNLRIQKTCDLLETTSQPFESIAYSMGYQSASALRKRFIEEMGLTPKAFRERFYLANKHHHEKESGPLT; translated from the coding sequence ATGGCAGATAAAACAATAAAACTTGGTTTAATTCATTATCCAGGAACATTACGATCCGCACTTTATGGACTGGAAGAATTATTTTTAATGGCTAGCCAGATCTGTACAGAACAAGGTGTTAATGTCGTCTTCGAACCACAAATTATCGACTCTCACACACTAAGATCTGATGCTAATTTAGATGTGTTGATGCTGCTCCCTAGCTACGATGAAGAGTTTTATATTAATCCTGCACCAGAGTTACTTGATTGGCTAAACTCTCAACATAAAAAAGGAACCATAGTAGCAACAACCTGCGCAGGGGCGTTTATCGCAGCCCGAGCCGGCTTATTAGAAGGTAAAGCATGTACAACTCATTGGAAGCTGGAAAATCAGTTTAAAGAAACTTTTCCTCATATAACCTTAAAAACAGGAGAAATAATAATCAACCAAGGAGATGTTATAACATCAGGCGGAATGATGTCTTGGTTGGATCTAGGTTTTGAGTTGGTTACCCTATACAGTAAATCAAGCGTATTAAGAGAACTTGGTCATATTCTTGTTATAGACACATCCCAACGTGAACAGCGCTATTACCACAAATTCACTCCTCGCCTTAATCATGGTGATGATACTATATTAAATCTACAACACTACCTTGGCACTCACTACCAAGAACACCTCTCCATTACGATGTTAGCAGAGAAAGCCTGTTTAAGTGAACGCACACTCCAACGTCGATTTTTCAATGCAACAGGACTGAAACCTACTCGATACATACAAAACCTTAGGATACAAAAAACCTGTGATTTACTCGAAACCACCTCACAACCCTTCGAAAGTATTGCTTATTCTATGGGCTACCAAAGCGCTAGCGCACTCCGCAAACGCTTTATCGAAGAAATGGGACTAACACCTAAAGCTTTCCGGGAACGTTTTTACCTAGCAAACAAGCATCATCATGAAAAAGAAAGTGGGCCTTTAACATAA